From the Oxalobacter vibrioformis genome, the window CCGCCCTGCTCGGAAAACGTCCGGTGGTGTGTCCTCATTGCGTGACGGCATTACCTGACCGCTTTTATGCCATTTTCCGGGCAACCATGCCCATCAGCTTTTCCACGCGGACAGCGCCGTCTTTTTTGCGCGCAGGCTCCCTGTAGTCGGCGATTTCAAGGATCTGCAAGGCGGAAAAGGCTTCACGCAGTGATTCTTCCGAATAATAATGCTCCCCGATGGCAACACCATTCAATATGGTGGACGGTGTGATGCCTTCCAGTGTAAGGCCTTCCGGCATGAACGCATCAATCTGCTCCGGTGTGAAGCTTTCCCGCATGAGAACAGCAAGCTGCTTGATGCCGTATCCTTTCAGGATCAGTATGCCACCCGGCTTCAGGGTATGTATGCAGTTCTCGAAAAGCACGGCACGCATGGCAGGGGGTGCAAAATTGGCGTTGATGATGATGACCGCGTCATACTGTTCCGGCTGCCAGTTCCATGTCTCAACAGAGGATACGTTGTACATGACGGAAACGCCTCTGGCGTCAGCCAGTTGCCGGGCTTTTTCCACCGCACTCTCGCTCGCATCAAAAGCGTCGACAATCAGTCCCTTTTCAGCACACCAGACGCTGTTTCGCCCTTCTCCGTCGGCTACCAGCAATACCCTTTGCGCTTTTTGCATAAACCCGGACCGTGACTCGAGATATCTGCTGGGAGGGATGGCATGGAAACGGGCACTCCCGGCCGTGTCCTGGCTTGCGGCTTGTTCGGCTGTGCTCATAACCCCCTCCTCTTGTGTGTTACCGGTCAGTACAGGTATTTAATCCTTTGCTGTTGATTGACGCAGGTATGGCAAAAGAAAACATCCTTTATCCGTGGCATTGATCTACAGCCCCAGATGCTGGTCAGGTT encodes:
- a CDS encoding class I SAM-dependent methyltransferase; protein product: MSTAEQAASQDTAGSARFHAIPPSRYLESRSGFMQKAQRVLLVADGEGRNSVWCAEKGLIVDAFDASESAVEKARQLADARGVSVMYNVSSVETWNWQPEQYDAVIIINANFAPPAMRAVLFENCIHTLKPGGILILKGYGIKQLAVLMRESFTPEQIDAFMPEGLTLEGITPSTILNGVAIGEHYYSEESLREAFSALQILEIADYREPARKKDGAVRVEKLMGMVARKMA